The following are encoded in a window of Phaseolus vulgaris cultivar G19833 chromosome 3, P. vulgaris v2.0, whole genome shotgun sequence genomic DNA:
- the LOC137806082 gene encoding protein VACUOLELESS GAMETOPHYTES, which yields MMMMKSLRQVKKSKSYRFEKCSPTMEHHQFKAPSEQYSTGFVSKRSPPPPVEFPTSPQLIFGEEIVHFSHPQHPLSVVDLPDLFNCVGCKEYGSGKRFVCQQCDFQMHDFCALAPTALKAHPFHSQHSLLFHSKPVKSGMGGKVKCDVCVKPTKGFAFLCTACAFQMHPCCAMLNTEIDFPSHPHTLKILPTTSSAAVDPASFVCAECKKRKSGKVYRCTVCDYHLHAACAKTKINGLLANGIKPPQKPSVLAAAARVASQVVIEFIGGLVEGIGESVGDVLVQNITKGNAVSPANASPKPRYK from the exons atgatgatgatgaagagtCTAAGGCAAGTGAAGAAAAGCAAAAGCTATAGGTTTGAAAAGTGTTCACCAACAATGGAACACCACCAATTCAAAGCCCCCAGTGAGCAATATTCCACAGGGTTTGTGAGCAAAAGGTCTCCTCCTCCACCTGTGGAGTTTCCAACCTCTCCACAGCTGATATTTGGGGAGGAGATTGTTCACTTCAGCCACCCTCAGCACCCTCTGTCAGTGGTGGATCTCCCTGATCTCTTCAACTGTGTAGGGTGCAAGGAGTATGGGTCTGGGAAGAGGTTTGTTTGCCAACAATGTGactttcagatgcatgatttcTGTGCCTTGGCTCCTACTGCTCTCAAGGCACATCCCTTTCACTCACAACACTCTCTCTTGTTCCACTCCAAACCAG TAAAAAGTGGAATGGGAGGGAAAGTGAAGTGCGATGTGTGTGTGAAGCCGACGaagggcttcgccttcctctgCACCGCCTGCGCCTTCCAGATGCATCCCTGCTGCGCCATGCTCAACACCGAGATCGACTTCCCTTCGCATCCCCACACTCTCAAGATCCTCCCAACAACCTCCTCCGCCGCCGTCGACCCCGCCTCCTTCGTCTGCGCCGAGTGCAAGAAGCGCAAGTCCGGCAAGGTCTACCGCTGCACCGTCTGCGACTACCACCTCCACGCCGCCTGCGCCAAGACCAAGATCAACGGCCTCCTCGCGAACGGCATCAAGCCGCCGCAGAAGCCGAGCGTGCTCGCCGCCGCCGCCCGCGTGGCCTCTCAGGTGGTGATCGAGTTCATCGGAGGACTGGTGGAGGGCATCGGAGAAAGCGTGGGGGACGTGCTTGTGCAGAACATTACGAAGGGAAACGCTGTTTCGCCCGCTAACGCTAGTCCCAAACCACGTTACAAATAA
- the LOC137806081 gene encoding putative pentatricopeptide repeat-containing protein At5g13230, mitochondrial translates to MIRSVYDAKLLRVVRRFCSTHFHHQDALDSYSYATMLQQAIRNRHPNSGKSLHCHILKRGAPLDLFAQNVLLNTYVHFHSFDDASKLFDEMPLINTASFVTLAHGFSCSGQFHHALHLLLRLFREGYEVNQFVFTTLLKLLVRMELTDTSWSVHAYVYKLGHHSDAYVGTALLSAYSVCGNVDAARAVFDGICCKDMVSWTGMVACYAENYCNEDALLLFCQMRTMGYPPNNFSISAALKSCLGLEAFEVGKSVHGCALKACYDRDLYVGTALLELYAKSGEIAEAQQLFEEMPKDDLIPWSLMIARYAQSEKSREALELFCRMRQSSVVPNNFTFASVLQACASLVSLNLGRQIHSSVLKVGIDSNVFVSNALMDVYAKCGEIENSVKLFIGSVEKNEVTWNTIIVGYVQLGDGEKALNLFSNMLGYDIQPTEVTYSSVLRASASLVSLEPGRQIHSLTIKTMYNNDNVVANSLIDMYAKCGRIDDARLTFDKMNKRNEVSWNAIICGYSMHGLSMEALDLFDMMQKTNCKPNKLTFVGVLSACSNAGLLDKGRTHFRSMLQDYGIEPCIEHYTCMVWLLGRLGQFDEAINLIGEIPFQPSVMVWRALLGACVIHKNLDLGKVCAQHVLEMEPHDDATHVLLSNMYATERRWDRVASVRKNMKKIKVKKEPGLSWVENQGVVHYFTVGDTSHPDIKLIHAMLEWLNKKSREAGYVPDCSVVLLNVEDDEKQSLLWAHSERLALAFGLIHTPPASSIRIIKNLRICVDCHTVIKFISKIVQREIVIRDINRFHHFQHGICSCGDYW, encoded by the exons ATGATCAGATCAGTGTATGATGCAAAGCTATTGAGGGTTGTAAGACGCTTCTGTTCCACTCATTTCCATCACCAAGATGCGTTGGATTCCTATTCCTACGCCACCATGCTCCAACAAGCTATCCGAAATCGCCACCCCAACTCAGGGAAGAGCCTCCACTGCCACATTCTCAAGCGAGGCGCCCCTTTGGACCTCTTCGCCCAAAACGTTCTTCTCAACACCTACGTCCACTTCCACTCCTTCGATGACGCCTCCAAACTGTTCGACGAAATGCCCCTCATTAACACCGCCTCTTTCGTCACCTTGGCTCATGGCTTCTCCTGTTCCGGCCAATTTCATCACGCCCTTCACTTGCTTCTCAG GTTGTTCAGAGAAGGATACGAGGTGAACCAGTTTGTTTTCACGACACTACTCAAGTTGCTGGTGAGAATGGAGTTGACTGATACATCTTGGAGTGTGCATGCATATGTTTATAAGCTTGGTCATCACTCTGATGCGTATGTTGGGACTGCACTACTTAGTGCCTATTCTGTCTGTGGAAATGTTGATGCTGCACGTGCTGTTTTTGATGGCATTTGTTGTAAGGACATGGTGTCTTGGACTGGAATGGTAGCTTGCTATGCTGAGAACTATTGCAATGAGGATGCCTTGCTACTTTTCTGCCAGATGAGGACTATGGGGTACCCACCAAACAATTTTTCCATTTCTGCTGCGCTCAAGTCCTGTCTTGGTCTAGAAGCCTTTGAGGTTGGGAAAAGCGTTCATGGATGTGCTTTGAAAGCGTGTTATGATAGGGATCTTTATGTTGGCACTGCACTGCTTGAACTGTATGCCAAGTCTGGAGAGATTGCCGAGGCACAGCAACTTTTCGAAGAAATGCCGAAAGATGATCTTATTCCATGGAGTCTCATGATAGCGCGGTATGCTCAAAGTGAAAAGAGTAGAGAGGCTTTGGAGTTGTTTTGTAGAATGAGGCAATCATCTGTTGTCCctaataattttacttttgcTAGTGTGCTGCAAGCTTGTGCATCTCTGGTTTCATTGAATTTGGGAAGGCAAATTCATTCTTCTGTACTGAAAGTTGGTATTGACTCAAATGTGTTTGTGTCCAATGCCCTCATGGATGTTTACGCCAAGTGTGGTGAAATTGAAAACTCGGTGAAGTTATTCATTGGATCGGTAGAGAAAAACGAGGTTACTTGGAATACTATAATTGTTGGTTATGTTCAGTTAGGGGATGGGGAGAAagcattaaatttattttcaaacatgCTTGGATATGATATACAGCCAACAGAAGTGACTTACTCAAGTGTTCTGCGTGCCTCTGCCAGTTTAGTTTCATTAGAGCCAGGGCGTCAAATTCATTCCTTAACCATCAAAACCATGTATAACAATGATAATGTAGTTGCAAATTCTTTGATAGACATGTATGCTAAATGTGGTAGAATTGATGATGCTCGGCTAACATTTGATAAGATGAATAAACGAAATGAAGTTTCATGGAATGCTATAATATGTGGATATTCTATGCATGGCTTGAGTATGGAGGCTCTAGACTTATTTGACATGATGCAAAAGACCAATTGTAAACCAAATAAACTCACTTTTGTTGGTGTTCTTTCTGCATGTAGCAATGCAGGGTTGTTAGACAAAGGACGAACTCATTTTAGGTCAATGTTACAGGACTATGGCATTGAACCATGCATAGAACATTATACTTGCATGGTTTGGCTTCTTGGAAGATTAGGCCAATTTGATGAAGCAATTAACCTCATTGGAGAAATTCCATTTCAGCCTAGTGTTATGGTGTGGCGTGCACTACTTGGTGCTTGTGTTATCCATAAGAATCTTGACCTAGGTAAAGTTTGTGCACAGCACGTACTTGAGATGGAGCCCCATGATGATGCAACTCATGTACTTCTGTCAAACATGTATGCCACAGAAAGGAGATGGGACAGAGTTGCTTCTGTtagaaaaaacatgaaaaagataaaagtgAAAAAGGAACCAGGATTAAGCTGGGTTGAGAACCAAGGTGTAGTTCACTATTTCACTGTAGGAGACACCTCTCATCCCGACATTAAACTAATACATGCAATGCTTGAATGGTTAAACAAAAAAAGCAGGGAAGCAGGGTATGTTCCTGATTGCAGTGTTGTTCTGCTTAATGTGGAGGATGATGAAAAGCAAAGTCTCTTGTGGGCACACAGTGAAAGACTGGCACTGGCTTTTGGACTGATACATACTCCACCTGCATCTTCTATTCGTATCATTAAAAATCTTCGGATTTGTGTAGATTGTCACACTGTTATAAAGTTTATATCAAAAATTGTGCAGAGAGAAATTGTTATCAGAGACATAAACCGGTTCCATCATTTTCAGCATGGCATTTGCTCCTGTGGTGACTACTGGTAG